A region of Solanum dulcamara chromosome 7, daSolDulc1.2, whole genome shotgun sequence DNA encodes the following proteins:
- the LOC129895175 gene encoding uncharacterized protein LOC129895175, translating into MSGGVGPSSDILKDDNFSPEDVKNSQKKPQQQENRGFFTFRQLNILALIIIFSSSGMVSLEDFAFVLFSLIYIYFISKIAFPLISPKTELSPVFGEKNRALNIYVSIGALIGLFLPVLYIFEGIYEGDKEGIKAAAPHVFLLASQVFMEGVTFTDKFSLPVRVFVPVFYNSRRIFTIMEWLKSEISKVDEEYGGNLRRVYMGRALASANMVFWCFNLFGFLLPVYLPKAFKIYYCGRKLKD; encoded by the coding sequence ATGTCAGGTGGGGTTGGTCCATCTAGTGACATTCTTAAAGATGATAACTTTTCACCTGAAGACGTGAAGAATTCCCAGAAAAAACCACAACAGCAAGAAAACAGAGGATTCTTCACTTTCCGACAGCTCAACATCCTCGCCCTCATAATCATCTTCTCTTCTAGTGGCATGGTGAGTCTTGAAGATTTTGCTTTCGTCCTATTCTCCCTAATTTACATCTACTTCATCTCCAAAATTGCCTTTCCTCTAATTTCTCCTAAAACAGAGCTTTCCCCTGTTTTCGGAGAGAAAAACAGAGCATTAAATATTTACGTCTCAATTGGAGCTCTGATAGGATTATTCCTCCCAGTACTTTATATTTTCGAAGGAATTTATGAGGGAGATAAAGAAGGTATCAAAGCAGCAGCCCCGCATGTTTTCTTGCTGGCTAGCCAAGTTTTCATGGAAGGAGTGACGTTTACCGATAAATTTTCGCTGCCTGTAAGAGTTTTTGTTCCAGTTTTTTACAATTCGAGGAGGATTTTTACGATTATGGAGTGGTTGAAGAGTGAAATATCTAAAGTAGATGAAGAATATGGAGGGAATTTGAGAAGGGTGTATATGGGTAGAGCTTTAGCTTCTGCGAATATGGTGTTTTggtgttttaatttgtttggttTCTTGTTGCCTGTGTATCTTCCTAAGGCCTTTAAGATATACTACTGTGGCCGCAAATTAAAAGATTGA
- the LOC129894935 gene encoding SKP1-like protein 21 isoform X1 → MSGGPMAIVKPEMKSYIWLETADGSIQEVEEEVAMFCPVICRELLQNGKGSSKNCAISLPERVNPANLELILEFCRFHQVPGRSNKERKKHDEKFVRLDTKTLCDLASAADSLQLRPVVDLTSRALARVIEGKTPEEIRETFHLPDDLTEEEKLEPLRNMTDDPRIRLLNRLYARKRKELYERKKLKNVDVEEEPRVDERSVDDLLSFINSGDQDSKGVRVTKNKKKSRGRKEQARNLSSNNEAGNYNKESNCLTSGCLNGDTSDGSSPSRNSKLQNSPSAMFSSKLDLDDFDIDDELDPARKEEIDREVEDFARRLDSVWPERIQQILSLGQDRRRLRPISMNGNGSLKRCTAGVDRG, encoded by the exons ATGTCTGGAGGTCCTATGGCTATTGTCAAACCAGAG ATGAAGTCATACATCTGGCTCGAAACTGCTGATGGTTCAATCCAAGAAGTGGAGGAAGAGGTTGCCATGTTTTGCCCTGTGATATGCAGGGAATTACTTCAAAATGGCAAGGGATCTTCGAAAAATTGTGCAATATCACTTCCTGAACGAGTCAATCCTGCTAACTTAGAGTTAATTCTGGAGTTTTGTCGGTTCCATCAAGTTCCTGGCCGTTCTAATAAG GAGCGCAAGAAACATGATGAGAAGTTTGTCCGGTTAGATACCAAGACGTTATGTGATTTGGCTTCTGCTGCTGACAGCCTTCAGCTAAGGCCTGTGGTTGACCTTACGAGCCGTGCACTTGCTCGGGTGATTGAAGGCAAAACTCCCGAGGAAATACGTGAAACTTTCCATTTGCCTGATGATCTAACAGAG GAAGAGAAGTTGGAGCCTTTGAGAAATATGACGGATGATCCACGTATCCGCCTTCTAAATCGACTCTATgcaagaaaaaggaaagaattATATGAGAGAAAGAAACTAAAG AATGTAGATGTAGAAGAAGAGCCCCGCGTAGATGAAAGATCAGTTGATGATCTTTTGTCATTCATAAATAGTGGAGATCAAG ACTCAAAGGGTGTAAgagtaacaaaaaataaaaagaaatctcGAGGGAGAAAAGAACAAGCTAGAAATTTGTCTTCAAATAATGAAGCTGGAAACTATAATAAG GAATCTAATTGCCTTACATCTGGCTGCCTGAATGGTGACACCAGTGATGGGTCTTCTCCAAGTAGAAATTCCAAGCTGCAAAACTCGCCATCTGCAATGTTTTCATCTAAGCTCGACTTGGATgactttgatattgatgatgagTTAGATCCAGCAAGGAAGGAAGAAATTGACAG GGAGGTTGAGGATTTTGCTCGGAGACTAGACTCGGTCTGGCCAGAAAGGATACAACAGATTTTGTCATTGGGTCAGGATAGGAGACGGCTTAGACCAATTTCCATGAATGGAAATGGTTCCTTGAAGAGATGTACAG CAGGTGTGGACCGGGGATAG
- the LOC129894935 gene encoding SKP1-like protein 21 isoform X2 has product MSGGPMAIVKPEMKSYIWLETADGSIQEVEEEVAMFCPVICRELLQNGKGSSKNCAISLPERVNPANLELILEFCRFHQVPGRSNKERKKHDEKFVRLDTKTLCDLASAADSLQLRPVVDLTSRALARVIEGKTPEEIRETFHLPDDLTEEEKLEPLRNMTDDPRIRLLNRLYARKRKELYERKKLKNVDVEEEPRVDERSVDDLLSFINSGDQDSKGVRVTKNKKKSRGRKEQARNLSSNNEAGNYNKESNCLTSGCLNGDTSDGSSPSRNSKLQNSPSAMFSSKLDLDDFDIDDELDPARKEEIDREVEDFARRLDSVWPERIQQILSLGQDRRRLRPISMNGNGSLKRCTGVDRG; this is encoded by the exons ATGTCTGGAGGTCCTATGGCTATTGTCAAACCAGAG ATGAAGTCATACATCTGGCTCGAAACTGCTGATGGTTCAATCCAAGAAGTGGAGGAAGAGGTTGCCATGTTTTGCCCTGTGATATGCAGGGAATTACTTCAAAATGGCAAGGGATCTTCGAAAAATTGTGCAATATCACTTCCTGAACGAGTCAATCCTGCTAACTTAGAGTTAATTCTGGAGTTTTGTCGGTTCCATCAAGTTCCTGGCCGTTCTAATAAG GAGCGCAAGAAACATGATGAGAAGTTTGTCCGGTTAGATACCAAGACGTTATGTGATTTGGCTTCTGCTGCTGACAGCCTTCAGCTAAGGCCTGTGGTTGACCTTACGAGCCGTGCACTTGCTCGGGTGATTGAAGGCAAAACTCCCGAGGAAATACGTGAAACTTTCCATTTGCCTGATGATCTAACAGAG GAAGAGAAGTTGGAGCCTTTGAGAAATATGACGGATGATCCACGTATCCGCCTTCTAAATCGACTCTATgcaagaaaaaggaaagaattATATGAGAGAAAGAAACTAAAG AATGTAGATGTAGAAGAAGAGCCCCGCGTAGATGAAAGATCAGTTGATGATCTTTTGTCATTCATAAATAGTGGAGATCAAG ACTCAAAGGGTGTAAgagtaacaaaaaataaaaagaaatctcGAGGGAGAAAAGAACAAGCTAGAAATTTGTCTTCAAATAATGAAGCTGGAAACTATAATAAG GAATCTAATTGCCTTACATCTGGCTGCCTGAATGGTGACACCAGTGATGGGTCTTCTCCAAGTAGAAATTCCAAGCTGCAAAACTCGCCATCTGCAATGTTTTCATCTAAGCTCGACTTGGATgactttgatattgatgatgagTTAGATCCAGCAAGGAAGGAAGAAATTGACAG GGAGGTTGAGGATTTTGCTCGGAGACTAGACTCGGTCTGGCCAGAAAGGATACAACAGATTTTGTCATTGGGTCAGGATAGGAGACGGCTTAGACCAATTTCCATGAATGGAAATGGTTCCTTGAAGAGATGTACAG GTGTGGACCGGGGATAG